A window of the Henckelia pumila isolate YLH828 chromosome 3, ASM3356847v2, whole genome shotgun sequence genome harbors these coding sequences:
- the LOC140891811 gene encoding prefoldin subunit 6 yields MGSPAAAKELQRDLENKANDLNKLQKDIAKNHQIRKKYTIQLGENELVLKELDLLNAEANVYKLIGPVLVKQDLAEANANVRKRIEYISAELKRLDSTLQDLEEKQNSKKEAIFKVQQKIQSLQAGKGKV; encoded by the exons ATGGGATCTCCGGCCGCTGCGAAAGAGTTACAGAGAGACCTCGAGAACAAGGCCAACGATCTCAACAAACTTCagaaag ATATTGCAAAGAATCACCAAATTAGAAAGAAATACACTATCCAGCTAGGTGAAAACGAGCTAGTCCTCAAG GAACTGGATCTGTTGAATGCCGAAGCGAATGTGTACAAGTTGATTGGTCCGGTGCTAGTGAAGCAGGACTTGGCCGAGGCAAATGCTAATGTTCGCAAGCGGATTGAATACATCTCTGCTGAGCT GAAGCGCTTGGATTCTACTCTCCAAGATTTAGAAGAAAAGCAAAACAGCAAGAAAGAAGCG ATATTTAAAGTACAACAAAAAATCCAATCTCTACAAGCAGGAAAAGGCAAGGTATAA